The Lentzea guizhouensis genome contains a region encoding:
- a CDS encoding phosphopantetheine-binding protein, translating to MLGHADPRAIDPEHPFQELGFESMTAVELRNRLTTAFGMKLPTTLVFDHPTPAALAKLLRERLNPETQAHEVVQSDLDQLELSLVAAAASPHRGAITNRLRAILAKWSEEESEEDTSFAEASAEDIFDFIDNQLGRATN from the coding sequence GTGCTCGGGCACGCGGACCCGCGGGCGATCGATCCGGAGCACCCGTTCCAGGAGCTCGGGTTCGAGTCGATGACGGCGGTCGAGCTGCGCAACCGGTTGACGACGGCGTTCGGGATGAAGCTGCCGACGACGCTCGTGTTCGACCACCCGACGCCGGCGGCGCTGGCGAAGCTGTTGCGCGAGCGGCTGAACCCGGAGACGCAGGCGCACGAGGTGGTGCAGTCCGATCTGGACCAGCTGGAGCTGAGCCTGGTCGCGGCGGCGGCGTCGCCACACCGCGGTGCCATCACGAACCGGCTGCGGGCGATCCTCGCGAAGTGGAGCGAGGAGGAGTCCGAAGAGGACACGTCCTTCGCGGAGGCGTCGGCCGAGGACATCTTCGACTTCATCGACAACCAGCTCGGCCGCGCGACCAACTGA